In one window of Nakamurella sp. PAMC28650 DNA:
- a CDS encoding glycoside hydrolase family 13 protein, which produces MANFSGVSTASGKTPWWIDTVGYQIYIRSFADSNGDGVGDLAGITDHLGYLELLGIRTIWITPFYPSPMADAGYDVSDPRDVDPAFGTLADFDVLVDKAHLRGLKVVIDLVPNHTSSAHPWFQAALTAGPGSAQRDRYLFRDGSGPAGERPPNNWASIFGGPSWTRVADGQWYLHLFDAAQPDLNWRNVDVREDLRVTLKFWLDRGVDGFRIDVAHGMSKPEGLPDAPDGHPAAFDREAYDRAASEAARADDHELEDLAGQDGGVVPISQGGRDPRFDDDGVHEVHRFIRGVVEDYRDRMTVGEVWVDEDRFAAYIRPDELHQAFAFPILEAAFDANEYRSAITSSLASARAVGSLPVWTLSNHDKFRTVTRFGGGQIGLARARAAMLMELALPGAVYLYNGEELGLPSIDIPDDALQDPTWVRSGFTERGRDNCRLPLPWEGPEAPYGFSTSVRTWLPVPPEYAPLTVENQLEDAHSTLNLVRTGLELRATRPEFAGDEIEWYGAPENCFAFRRRDGGLVCVLNSGDTPVVLPPGDLLLASAALDSDGLLPGSAAAWLVPATGR; this is translated from the coding sequence ATGGCAAACTTCTCAGGCGTGAGCACCGCATCGGGGAAAACACCATGGTGGATCGACACTGTCGGGTACCAGATCTACATCCGATCGTTCGCTGATTCCAACGGCGACGGCGTGGGCGATCTGGCCGGCATCACCGATCACCTCGGGTACCTGGAGCTGCTCGGCATCCGGACGATCTGGATCACACCGTTCTATCCCTCGCCGATGGCCGATGCCGGCTACGACGTCAGCGACCCACGGGACGTCGACCCGGCCTTCGGCACGTTGGCCGACTTCGACGTCCTGGTCGACAAGGCCCACCTGCGGGGGTTGAAGGTCGTCATCGACCTCGTCCCCAATCACACCTCCTCCGCGCACCCGTGGTTCCAGGCGGCCCTGACCGCCGGGCCGGGGAGCGCCCAGCGAGACCGCTACCTGTTCCGCGACGGGTCGGGTCCGGCGGGCGAGCGACCGCCGAACAACTGGGCCTCGATCTTCGGAGGGCCGTCCTGGACCCGGGTTGCCGACGGCCAGTGGTACCTGCACCTTTTCGACGCGGCCCAACCGGACCTGAACTGGCGCAACGTGGACGTCCGCGAGGACCTGCGCGTGACTCTGAAGTTCTGGTTGGACCGCGGCGTCGACGGCTTCCGGATCGATGTGGCGCACGGCATGTCCAAACCCGAGGGCCTGCCCGATGCGCCGGACGGTCACCCGGCCGCCTTCGACCGCGAGGCCTACGACCGGGCGGCCTCGGAGGCGGCCCGGGCCGATGACCACGAGCTCGAGGACCTGGCCGGCCAGGACGGTGGCGTGGTCCCGATCTCGCAGGGCGGCAGGGACCCCCGCTTCGACGACGACGGCGTGCACGAGGTGCATCGGTTCATCCGGGGCGTGGTCGAGGACTACCGGGACCGGATGACGGTCGGCGAGGTCTGGGTCGACGAGGACCGCTTCGCCGCCTACATCCGGCCCGATGAGCTGCACCAGGCGTTCGCGTTCCCCATTTTGGAGGCCGCCTTCGACGCCAACGAGTACCGCTCGGCCATCACCAGCTCGCTGGCTTCGGCCAGAGCTGTTGGCTCCCTGCCTGTCTGGACGCTATCCAACCATGACAAGTTCCGCACGGTCACCAGATTCGGCGGTGGGCAGATCGGGTTGGCGCGCGCCAGGGCCGCCATGCTGATGGAACTGGCGCTACCGGGAGCGGTGTACCTGTACAACGGCGAGGAACTCGGCCTGCCGAGCATCGACATCCCCGACGACGCGCTGCAGGATCCGACCTGGGTGCGGAGCGGCTTCACCGAGCGGGGCCGTGACAACTGTCGTCTACCCCTCCCGTGGGAGGGACCCGAGGCTCCGTACGGGTTCTCCACGTCGGTGCGGACCTGGCTACCGGTGCCGCCGGAGTACGCGCCGCTGACGGTCGAGAACCAGCTCGAGGACGCGCATTCGACGTTGAACCTGGTCAGGACCGGGCTGGAACTGCGGGCCACGCGGCCCGAGTTCGCCGGTGACGAGATCGAGTGGTACGGAGCACCGGAGAATTGCTTCGCCTTCCGGCGCCGCGACGGAGGTCTGGTCTGCGTGCTGAACTCCGGCGACACCCCGGTGGTGTTGCCGCCCGGCGACCTGCTGTTGGCATCGGCCGCGCTGGACAGCGACGGGCTGCTCCCGGGTAGTGCTGCAGCCTGGTTGGTCCCCGCGACTGGCCGGTGA